Proteins encoded by one window of Serratia nevei:
- the hisC gene encoding histidinol-phosphate transaminase: MSIEKLARANVRELTPYQSARRLGGKGDVWLNANEYPIAPEFQLTAQTFNRYPECQPALVIERYAAYAGVKKEQVLVSRGADEGIELLIRAFCEPGKDAILFCPPTYGMYAVSAETFGVERRTVAAKEDWQLDLPAIADSMDNVKLIYVCSPNNPTGNLIDPDSLRNLLELAKGKAIVAVDEAYIEFCPQASVAGWLSDYPHLAILRTLSKAFALAGLRCGFTLANEDLIALLLKVIAPYPLSTPVADIAAQALSEEGIRTMRQRVTDIAATRSWLQQQLEKCACVEQVFASDSNYLLARFTASSNVFKSLWDQGIILRDQNKQPGLSGCLRITIGTRDECQRVVDALSALPGANQTRQEPM, translated from the coding sequence ATGAGCATCGAAAAACTGGCGCGCGCCAACGTTCGCGAGCTGACCCCTTATCAATCGGCGCGCCGCCTCGGCGGTAAGGGCGACGTGTGGTTGAACGCCAACGAATACCCGATCGCGCCCGAGTTCCAGCTGACCGCGCAAACCTTCAACCGCTATCCGGAGTGCCAGCCGGCGTTGGTGATCGAACGCTACGCCGCCTACGCCGGGGTGAAAAAAGAGCAGGTGCTGGTCAGCCGCGGCGCCGATGAAGGCATCGAGCTGCTGATCCGCGCCTTCTGCGAGCCGGGTAAAGACGCCATCTTGTTCTGCCCGCCGACCTACGGCATGTACGCCGTCAGCGCCGAAACCTTCGGCGTGGAGCGCCGCACCGTAGCCGCCAAAGAAGACTGGCAGCTGGATCTGCCGGCCATCGCAGACAGCATGGACAACGTGAAGCTGATCTACGTCTGCAGCCCGAACAACCCGACCGGCAACCTGATCGATCCGGACTCTCTGCGCAACCTGCTGGAGCTGGCCAAAGGCAAGGCGATCGTCGCGGTGGACGAAGCCTATATCGAGTTTTGCCCGCAGGCCTCGGTGGCCGGGTGGCTGAGCGACTATCCGCACCTGGCTATCCTGCGCACGCTGTCGAAGGCCTTTGCGCTGGCCGGCCTGCGCTGCGGCTTTACGCTCGCCAACGAAGATCTGATCGCCCTGCTGCTGAAAGTGATCGCGCCTTACCCGCTTTCGACGCCGGTGGCGGATATCGCCGCGCAGGCGCTGAGCGAAGAAGGTATCCGCACCATGCGCCAGCGCGTCACCGACATTGCCGCCACCCGCAGCTGGCTGCAGCAACAGTTGGAAAAATGCGCCTGCGTCGAGCAGGTTTTCGCCAGCGACAGCAATTACCTGCTGGCCCGCTTCACCGCCTCAAGTAATGTGTTTAAAAGCTTGTGGGATCAGGGCATTATCTTACGAGACCAAAACAAACAGCCCGGGTTGTCCGGCTGCCTGCGCATCACCATAGGCACCCGCGACGAATGTCAACGCGTGGTGGACGCCTTGTCCGCCCTGCCCGGTGCCAACCAGACTCGCCAGGAGCCAATGTGA
- the hisD gene encoding histidinol dehydrogenase, which translates to MSTFNTPIDWATCSAERQAELLMRPAIAASDSITRTVSEILDNVKANGDRALRDYSARFDKADVAALRVSAEQIAAACARLGDDIKQAMAVAVANVDTFHNAQRLPPVDVETQPGVRCQQVTRPIDSVGLYIPGGSAPLFSTVLMLATPARIAGCRRVVLCSPPPIADEILYAAQLCGVQEVFQVGGAQAIAALAFGTESVPRVAKIFGPGNAFVTEAKRQVSQRLDGAAIDMPAGPSEVLVIADAGATPAFVASDLLSQAEHGPDSQVILLTPDAAMAQAVAEAVESQLAELPRAETARQALASSRLIVARDLPECVAISNRYGPEHLIIQTRNARELVDGITSAGSVFLGDWSPESAGDYASGTNHVLPTYGYTDTCSSLGLADFQKRMTVQELTPQGFSNLAATIETLAAAEQLIAHKNAVTLRVAALKEQA; encoded by the coding sequence ATGTCGACCTTCAACACGCCGATCGATTGGGCAACGTGCAGCGCCGAACGCCAGGCCGAGCTGCTGATGCGCCCGGCAATCGCCGCTTCCGACAGCATCACCCGCACGGTGAGCGAGATCCTCGACAACGTGAAGGCCAACGGCGATCGGGCGCTGCGCGACTACAGCGCCCGTTTCGACAAGGCGGACGTCGCCGCGCTGCGCGTCAGCGCCGAGCAGATCGCCGCCGCCTGCGCCCGACTGGGCGATGACATCAAACAGGCGATGGCGGTGGCCGTCGCCAACGTGGACACCTTCCACAACGCGCAGCGACTGCCGCCGGTGGACGTCGAAACGCAGCCGGGCGTGCGCTGCCAGCAGGTGACCCGCCCAATCGACTCGGTGGGCCTGTATATTCCCGGCGGGTCGGCGCCGCTGTTCTCCACCGTGCTGATGTTGGCGACGCCGGCGCGCATCGCCGGTTGCCGCCGGGTGGTGCTGTGTTCGCCGCCGCCGATCGCCGATGAGATCCTGTATGCGGCGCAGCTGTGCGGCGTGCAGGAAGTGTTTCAGGTCGGGGGCGCGCAGGCGATCGCCGCCCTGGCGTTCGGCACCGAAAGCGTGCCGCGCGTGGCGAAAATCTTCGGGCCGGGCAACGCCTTCGTGACCGAAGCCAAGCGGCAGGTCAGCCAGCGTCTCGACGGCGCGGCCATCGACATGCCGGCCGGGCCTTCGGAGGTGCTGGTGATCGCCGACGCCGGCGCCACCCCGGCGTTCGTCGCTTCCGATCTGCTGTCGCAGGCCGAACACGGCCCGGATTCGCAGGTGATCCTGCTGACGCCGGACGCGGCAATGGCGCAGGCAGTGGCCGAAGCGGTGGAAAGCCAGCTGGCCGAGCTGCCGCGCGCCGAGACCGCCCGCCAGGCGCTGGCGAGCAGCCGCCTGATCGTAGCGCGCGATCTGCCTGAGTGCGTGGCCATCAGCAACCGCTACGGCCCGGAGCACCTGATCATTCAGACCCGCAATGCGCGCGAGCTGGTAGACGGCATCACCAGCGCCGGCTCGGTGTTCCTCGGCGACTGGTCGCCGGAGTCCGCCGGCGATTACGCCTCCGGCACCAACCACGTGCTGCCGACCTACGGCTACACCGACACCTGCTCCAGCCTGGGGCTGGCCGATTTTCAAAAACGCATGACGGTGCAGGAACTGACGCCGCAGGGCTTCAGCAACCTGGCCGCCACCATCGAGACGCTGGCTGCCGCCGAGCAGCTGATCGCCCACAAGAACGCCGTGACCCTGCGCGTCGCCGCCCTGAAGGAGCAAGCATGA
- the hisG gene encoding ATP phosphoribosyltransferase, whose amino-acid sequence MLDKTRLRIAMQKSGRLSDESQELLARCGIKINLQQQRLIAFAENMPIDILRVRDDDIPGLVMDGVVDLGIIGENVLEEELLSRRAQGEDPRYFTLRRLDFGGCRLSLATPLDAEYTGPQNLQDARIATSYPHLLKQYLDKQGVRFKSCLLNGSVEVAPRAGLADAICDLVSTGATLEANGLREVEVIYRSKACLIQRDGEMPEAKQQLIDRLMTRIQGVIQARESKYIMLHAPSEKLDEIVALLPGAERPTILPLAGAQNRVAMHMVSSETLFWETMEKLKALGASSILVLPIEKMME is encoded by the coding sequence ATGCTGGACAAGACACGTTTACGGATCGCAATGCAGAAGTCGGGCCGCCTGAGCGATGAATCCCAGGAGCTGCTGGCGCGCTGCGGCATCAAGATCAACCTGCAGCAACAGCGCCTGATCGCCTTCGCGGAAAACATGCCGATCGATATCCTGCGCGTGCGCGACGACGACATTCCGGGCCTGGTGATGGACGGCGTGGTCGATCTGGGCATCATCGGCGAAAACGTGCTGGAAGAAGAGCTGCTCAGCCGCCGCGCTCAGGGCGAAGACCCGCGCTACTTCACCCTGCGCCGCCTCGATTTCGGCGGCTGCCGCCTGTCGCTGGCCACCCCGCTCGACGCCGAATATACCGGCCCGCAAAACCTGCAGGACGCCCGCATCGCCACCTCTTACCCGCACCTGCTGAAGCAATACCTCGACAAGCAGGGCGTGCGCTTTAAATCTTGCCTGCTGAACGGCTCGGTGGAAGTGGCGCCGCGCGCCGGCCTGGCCGACGCCATCTGCGATCTGGTCTCTACCGGCGCCACGCTGGAGGCCAACGGCCTGCGCGAAGTGGAAGTGATCTACCGCTCCAAGGCCTGCCTGATTCAGCGCGACGGTGAAATGCCGGAAGCCAAGCAGCAGCTGATCGACCGCCTGATGACCCGCATTCAGGGCGTGATCCAGGCGCGCGAATCCAAATACATCATGCTGCACGCGCCGAGCGAGAAGCTGGACGAGATCGTCGCGCTGCTGCCGGGCGCCGAGCGCCCGACTATTCTGCCGCTGGCCGGCGCGCAGAACCGCGTGGCGATGCACATGGTGAGCAGCGAAACCCTGTTCTGGGAAACCATGGAAAAACTGAAAGCGCTCGGCGCCAGCTCGATTCTGGTGCTGCCGATTGAAAAGATGATGGAGTAA
- the hisL gene encoding his operon leader peptide has translation MTRVQFNHHHHHHPD, from the coding sequence ATGACACGCGTTCAGTTCAACCACCATCATCACCATCACCCTGACTAG
- a CDS encoding SDR family oxidoreductase, which yields MKKVAIIGLGWLGMPLALSLMGRGYDVVGSKTTPDGVEAARMSGIECYQLELTPELVCDPDDLESLLRVDALVVTLPARRTVEGSENYFNAVRMLVDSAMAFGVPRVIFTSSTSVYGETAGTLREESPLRPVSPSGRVLAELERWLHELPNTSVDILRLAGLVGADRHPGRFLAGKLDVKGGSQGVNLVHQDDVIAAIQLLLKLPKGGHVYNLCAPRHPAKREFYPALAEQLHLEPPQFADEAEQDERLVDGNRICNELGFEYQYPDPARMPVS from the coding sequence ATGAAAAAGGTAGCCATTATTGGTTTGGGTTGGCTGGGCATGCCGTTGGCGCTGTCGCTGATGGGGCGCGGGTATGATGTGGTCGGCAGCAAAACCACGCCGGACGGCGTCGAGGCCGCGCGCATGAGCGGCATCGAATGCTATCAACTGGAGCTGACGCCGGAGCTGGTGTGCGATCCGGACGATCTGGAATCGCTGCTGCGCGTGGATGCGCTGGTGGTGACGCTGCCCGCTCGCCGCACCGTCGAAGGCAGCGAGAACTATTTCAATGCGGTGCGTATGCTGGTGGACAGCGCGATGGCCTTCGGCGTGCCGCGGGTGATCTTTACCAGTTCCACCTCGGTGTACGGCGAAACCGCCGGCACGCTGCGCGAAGAGTCGCCGCTGCGGCCGGTCTCGCCGTCGGGCCGGGTGCTGGCCGAGCTGGAGCGCTGGCTGCATGAATTGCCGAACACCTCGGTGGACATTCTGCGGCTGGCGGGGCTGGTGGGCGCCGATCGTCACCCCGGTCGCTTCCTGGCGGGCAAGCTCGATGTGAAGGGCGGTTCGCAGGGGGTGAATCTGGTGCACCAGGACGACGTCATCGCCGCCATCCAGCTGTTGCTGAAGCTGCCGAAGGGCGGTCACGTGTACAACCTGTGCGCGCCGCGTCATCCGGCCAAACGCGAATTTTATCCGGCGCTGGCCGAGCAGCTGCACCTGGAGCCGCCGCAGTTCGCCGACGAAGCGGAGCAGGATGAGCGGCTGGTGGACGGCAACCGCATCTGCAACGAGCTGGGTTTTGAGTACCAGTATCCCGATCCGGCGCGCATGCCGGTCAGTTAA
- a CDS encoding LysR family transcriptional regulator: MESLGSLDVFVRVSESRSFTAAGQQLGISASAVSKTIARLEERLNVRLFHRSTRTVNLTPEGALFLERCRRILSEVKGAEAELLQTRGTPQGKLRISLPSLGTLFMPKLGDFKRRYPEIELDIDYSDRLVDVIEEGFDAVIRSGTPSDSRLVARRLGTCRKVFVGAPSYFSQAGMPSKPEDLTSHARLHYRFPSTGKLDVWPLGDKTETIPERPASMVTNTLDPQVCFAEQGLGIAYLPEIAVRRQLEQGSLVTVLDEYDRENMVFHVLWPSGRHLSVKIRLFVDFVTSHLFPL; encoded by the coding sequence ATGGAAAGCTTGGGTTCTCTCGACGTTTTCGTGCGGGTCAGTGAAAGCCGCAGCTTCACGGCGGCCGGGCAACAGCTGGGGATCTCCGCGTCGGCGGTCAGCAAAACCATCGCCCGGCTGGAGGAACGGCTCAACGTGCGGTTGTTTCACCGCTCCACCCGCACGGTCAACCTGACGCCGGAAGGCGCCTTGTTCCTGGAGAGGTGCCGACGCATTTTGAGCGAGGTGAAAGGCGCGGAAGCCGAACTGTTGCAAACGCGAGGAACGCCCCAGGGTAAGCTGCGCATCAGTCTCCCGTCGCTGGGCACGCTTTTCATGCCAAAACTGGGGGACTTCAAGCGCCGCTATCCTGAGATCGAGCTGGATATTGATTATTCGGATCGGTTGGTTGACGTGATTGAGGAAGGTTTCGATGCCGTTATCCGCAGCGGCACCCCGAGCGATTCACGGCTGGTTGCCCGTCGGTTGGGGACCTGCCGCAAGGTTTTCGTTGGCGCGCCAAGCTATTTCAGCCAAGCGGGTATGCCGAGCAAGCCCGAGGATCTGACAAGCCATGCCCGTTTGCATTATCGCTTTCCCAGCACCGGCAAACTGGATGTCTGGCCGCTGGGGGACAAGACGGAGACGATCCCCGAACGGCCGGCCAGCATGGTGACAAATACCCTCGATCCGCAGGTGTGCTTCGCGGAGCAAGGGCTCGGCATCGCTTATTTGCCGGAGATCGCCGTGCGCAGACAGCTGGAACAGGGTAGCCTGGTGACGGTTCTGGATGAATACGACCGCGAGAACATGGTTTTTCATGTCCTCTGGCCGTCGGGCCGCCACCTGTCAGTCAAAATCAGGCTGTTCGTCGACTTTGTGACGAGCCACCTTTTCCCGCTTTAA
- a CDS encoding MFS transporter yields the protein MNQTTISAPAASSERLPLGGLLALAMAAFITLLTEIMPAGVLSSIAGDLSVSESLAGQFITAYAVGALVAAIPLTALTQGMRRRPLLLSAIGGFAIVNLVTALSHDYHVSLATRFFAGVFGGIVWSLLAGYAVRMSPAHLGGRAIAISGAGATLALVLGVPLGTLLGRAIGWQGAFGLMTLMAVMLVVWIIAIVPDFPGQAKAHRPSLSGVFLQCGIRAVLFVVFTFIVAHNILYIYLEPFLKPSGLSERVDIVLFIFGLGAIAGLGVAGMLVDRRVQSLTVMSIVIFALAAVLLGSGGRIAPMVYLAVALWGVAFGGFATLTQTALSRLSGRAADVAQSMYTTGWNTAVAAGGAIGGMLLDKGGAASFAWAIIGLLILSLTGTLFAMNRALASQR from the coding sequence ATGAATCAAACGACGATATCTGCGCCTGCCGCGAGCAGCGAGCGGTTGCCGCTGGGGGGCCTGCTGGCGTTGGCGATGGCCGCTTTCATCACGCTGCTGACCGAGATCATGCCGGCGGGCGTGCTTTCTTCGATCGCGGGCGATTTGAGCGTGTCTGAAAGCCTGGCGGGGCAATTCATCACCGCCTATGCGGTGGGGGCGTTGGTCGCCGCCATTCCGCTCACCGCATTGACGCAGGGCATGCGGCGCCGCCCCTTGCTCTTGAGCGCGATCGGCGGCTTTGCCATCGTCAACCTCGTCACGGCGCTGTCGCATGATTACCACGTCTCATTGGCGACGCGTTTCTTCGCCGGCGTTTTCGGCGGCATCGTTTGGTCCTTGCTGGCCGGTTACGCCGTGCGCATGTCACCGGCCCATCTTGGCGGCCGCGCTATTGCGATCTCCGGCGCCGGCGCCACCCTGGCGCTGGTGCTCGGCGTACCGCTCGGCACGTTGCTTGGCCGAGCCATCGGCTGGCAGGGCGCCTTTGGCCTGATGACGTTGATGGCGGTGATGCTCGTGGTGTGGATCATCGCCATCGTGCCGGATTTCCCCGGCCAGGCTAAGGCGCATCGCCCGTCTCTGAGCGGCGTATTCTTGCAATGCGGGATCCGCGCCGTGCTGTTCGTGGTGTTCACCTTCATCGTTGCCCACAACATTCTGTATATCTACCTGGAGCCTTTCCTCAAGCCGTCGGGGTTATCCGAGCGGGTCGACATCGTACTGTTTATCTTCGGGCTGGGCGCGATTGCCGGATTGGGCGTCGCCGGGATGCTGGTCGATCGACGAGTCCAATCTCTTACGGTGATGAGCATCGTCATTTTTGCCCTCGCCGCCGTGCTGCTGGGGAGTGGGGGACGGATAGCCCCGATGGTTTATCTCGCGGTCGCATTGTGGGGCGTGGCTTTCGGCGGTTTCGCCACCCTCACGCAGACGGCATTGTCACGCCTTTCCGGCCGCGCGGCCGACGTGGCGCAGTCCATGTATACGACGGGCTGGAATACCGCCGTGGCCGCCGGTGGCGCGATCGGCGGCATGCTGCTCGACAAGGGCGGAGCGGCCTCTTTTGCTTGGGCCATCATCGGGCTCCTCATCCTGTCTTTAACCGGCACGCTGTTTGCCATGAATCGGGCGCTGGCCTCTCAGCGATGA
- a CDS encoding LysR family transcriptional regulator, whose translation MLTNLSDIDLKLLRVFVAVAEAQGVSAAQETLLMNQSTISTHLASLETRLGFRLCQRGRSGFRLTPKGERMLIACRSLFNAARDFTRVSQSLNGLLTGDLQIGLVDNLVSLPGNPFSQAIKHFQRRHQDVQLQCRICSPNEIEQGLLHRQLDLGIGYFGQQLEALRYQSWLEETQAIYCSADHPLFAVEEPEREQIENARWVKRGYLLAQQLCPIAPPHLAAVAHHMESVAHLVLSGSCLGYLPTHYAARWVEQGLLRQLGGAALSYRATLSLVSRPVQPDEALNALLEDLARAARQSPHR comes from the coding sequence ATGCTCACCAACCTAAGCGATATCGATCTGAAACTGCTGCGGGTGTTCGTCGCGGTGGCAGAAGCCCAGGGCGTCAGCGCCGCGCAGGAAACGCTGCTGATGAACCAATCCACCATCAGCACCCACCTGGCCTCGCTGGAAACCCGGCTGGGTTTTCGCCTGTGCCAACGCGGCCGCTCAGGCTTCCGGCTGACGCCCAAGGGCGAACGCATGCTGATCGCCTGCCGTTCGCTGTTCAACGCCGCCCGCGACTTCACCCGGGTCAGCCAGTCGCTGAACGGCCTGCTGACCGGCGATCTGCAGATCGGTCTGGTGGATAATCTGGTTTCGCTGCCGGGCAACCCGTTCAGCCAGGCCATCAAACACTTCCAGCGCCGACATCAGGACGTGCAATTGCAGTGCCGCATCTGTTCACCGAACGAGATTGAGCAGGGGCTGCTGCACCGGCAGCTCGATCTGGGCATCGGCTACTTCGGCCAACAGTTGGAGGCGTTGCGTTATCAGTCATGGCTGGAGGAGACGCAGGCGATCTACTGCAGCGCGGATCACCCGCTGTTCGCGGTGGAAGAACCGGAGCGCGAGCAGATTGAAAACGCGCGTTGGGTCAAGCGCGGCTACCTGCTGGCGCAGCAGCTGTGCCCGATCGCGCCGCCTCACCTGGCTGCGGTGGCCCACCATATGGAAAGCGTCGCCCATCTGGTACTGAGCGGTTCCTGTCTCGGCTACCTGCCCACCCACTACGCGGCGCGCTGGGTGGAACAGGGGCTGCTGCGGCAGCTGGGCGGCGCGGCGCTCTCTTACCGCGCCACGCTCAGCCTGGTCAGCCGCCCTGTCCAGCCCGACGAGGCGTTGAACGCGCTGCTGGAGGATTTGGCGCGCGCCGCACGCCAATCACCTCATCGCTGA
- the speB gene encoding agmatinase, whose amino-acid sequence MLNQPQSGNDMPRFAGIPTMMRLPAADQAHGLDAAFVGIPLDIGTSNRSGTRYGPRQIRQESVMIRPYNMGTGSAPFERLQVADLGDVAINPYSLADSVQRIEAAYHEILAHGCMPLTLGGDHTLTLPVLRAVARRHGPVGLIHVDAHSDTNEEMFGEQLAHGTTFRRAFEEGLLAPEKVVQIGLRGSGYAADDFDWSRRQGFRVVPAEACWHRSLTPLMAEIREQMGDAPVYLSFDIDGLDPAFAPGTGTPEVGGLSVWQGLEIVRGCHGLNLVGGDVVEVSPPYDRSGNTALLAANLLFEMLCVLPAR is encoded by the coding sequence ATGCTGAACCAACCCCAAAGCGGTAACGACATGCCGCGCTTTGCCGGTATTCCCACCATGATGCGCCTGCCCGCGGCCGACCAGGCGCACGGTCTGGATGCCGCCTTTGTCGGCATTCCGCTGGATATCGGCACCTCCAACCGCAGCGGCACCCGCTATGGCCCGCGCCAGATCCGCCAGGAGTCGGTGATGATCCGCCCTTACAACATGGGCACCGGCTCCGCCCCGTTCGAACGGCTGCAGGTGGCCGATCTGGGGGATGTCGCCATCAACCCTTACAGCCTGGCGGACAGCGTGCAGCGCATCGAGGCGGCTTACCACGAGATCCTGGCGCACGGCTGCATGCCGTTGACGCTCGGCGGCGACCACACGCTGACGCTGCCGGTGCTGCGCGCCGTCGCCCGTCGGCATGGCCCGGTCGGGCTGATCCACGTTGATGCGCATTCCGACACCAATGAGGAGATGTTCGGCGAACAGCTGGCGCACGGCACCACCTTCCGCCGCGCGTTCGAGGAGGGGCTGCTGGCGCCGGAAAAGGTGGTGCAGATTGGCCTGCGCGGCAGCGGCTATGCGGCGGACGACTTCGACTGGTCACGGCGCCAGGGCTTCCGCGTGGTGCCGGCCGAGGCCTGCTGGCACCGGTCGCTGACGCCGCTGATGGCGGAGATCCGCGAACAGATGGGCGATGCGCCGGTTTACCTCAGCTTCGATATCGACGGACTGGATCCGGCCTTCGCACCGGGCACCGGCACGCCGGAAGTCGGCGGGCTGTCGGTCTGGCAGGGGCTGGAGATCGTGCGCGGCTGCCACGGGCTGAACCTGGTGGGCGGCGACGTGGTGGAGGTGTCGCCACCTTACGATCGCTCCGGCAACACGGCGCTGCTGGCCGCCAACCTGCTGTTTGAAATGTTGTGCGTGCTGCCGGCCCGCTGA
- a CDS encoding sodium:solute symporter, with the protein MNLDLLVVVFYFLVIGAVGWMGIRRANSKEAYLVAGRNLGPGLYLGTLSAVVLGGASTIGSVKLGYTYGISGVWLCGALGLGIVVLSLVLAKPLLKLKLYTVSQVLSRRYHPAARVTSGAIMLAYDLMVAVTSIIAIGSVMQVMFGLSFSASILLGGGLVVLYSTLGGMWSLTLTDIIQFIIMTVGMMLVLMPMSIVKAGGWEAFTSLLPAGYYQLSSIGLDTILVFFLIYFFGILIGQDIWQRVFTARSANVARFAGLGAGVYCVLYGVTGALIGMAGKIVLPSLSNTDGAFAAIAQAVLPVGVSGLVAAAALAALMSTASACLLASSTIALEDVLPAIRRKPSGGLAAGRFTTLLMGVVMLGLAFVVRDVLAALTLAYNLLVGGMLIPLVGAIFWPRATSAGAIASMLTGSLCVVGLMAWHGIDANSPIYGGLLGGGIAFVLGSLLSRPAAQLQPQTER; encoded by the coding sequence ATGAATCTCGATCTGCTGGTCGTGGTGTTTTACTTTCTGGTGATAGGCGCGGTGGGGTGGATGGGCATTCGCCGCGCCAATTCCAAAGAGGCGTATCTGGTCGCCGGGCGCAATCTGGGGCCGGGGCTGTATTTGGGCACGCTGTCGGCGGTGGTGCTCGGCGGCGCGTCGACCATCGGCAGCGTCAAACTCGGCTACACCTACGGCATCTCCGGCGTCTGGCTGTGCGGCGCGCTCGGGCTGGGCATCGTGGTGCTGAGCCTGGTGCTGGCCAAGCCGCTGCTCAAGCTGAAGCTGTATACCGTCAGCCAGGTGTTGTCGCGGCGCTATCACCCGGCGGCGCGGGTCACCAGCGGCGCGATCATGCTGGCGTATGACCTGATGGTGGCGGTGACCTCGATCATCGCCATCGGCAGCGTGATGCAGGTGATGTTCGGCCTGTCGTTCAGCGCGTCTATCCTGCTCGGCGGCGGGCTGGTGGTGCTGTATTCGACGCTGGGGGGCATGTGGTCGCTGACGCTGACCGATATCATTCAGTTCATCATCATGACCGTCGGCATGATGCTGGTGCTGATGCCGATGAGCATCGTCAAGGCCGGCGGCTGGGAAGCCTTCACCAGCCTGCTGCCCGCCGGTTACTACCAACTGTCGTCGATCGGGTTGGACACCATTCTGGTGTTCTTCCTGATCTACTTCTTCGGCATTCTGATCGGCCAGGACATTTGGCAGCGGGTGTTTACCGCCCGCAGCGCCAACGTGGCGCGCTTCGCCGGGCTGGGGGCGGGCGTCTATTGCGTGCTGTACGGCGTGACCGGCGCGCTGATCGGCATGGCCGGCAAGATCGTACTGCCGTCGCTCAGCAACACCGACGGCGCCTTTGCCGCCATCGCGCAGGCGGTGTTGCCGGTCGGCGTCAGCGGGCTGGTGGCCGCCGCGGCGTTGGCAGCGCTGATGTCCACCGCCAGCGCCTGCCTGCTGGCCTCTTCCACCATCGCGCTGGAGGACGTATTGCCGGCCATCCGGCGCAAACCTTCCGGCGGGTTGGCCGCCGGGCGCTTCACCACGCTTCTCATGGGCGTGGTCATGCTGGGGCTGGCGTTTGTGGTACGCGACGTGCTGGCGGCGCTGACGCTGGCTTACAACCTGTTGGTGGGCGGCATGCTGATCCCGCTGGTGGGGGCGATCTTCTGGCCGCGCGCCACCAGCGCCGGCGCCATTGCCAGCATGCTGACCGGCAGCCTGTGCGTGGTGGGGCTGATGGCCTGGCACGGCATCGACGCCAACAGCCCAATCTACGGCGGCCTGCTGGGCGGCGGCATCGCCTTCGTGTTGGGCAGCCTGTTGAGCCGCCCGGCAGCGCAGCTGCAGCCGCAAACCGAGCGTTGA